One part of the Populus alba chromosome 18, ASM523922v2, whole genome shotgun sequence genome encodes these proteins:
- the LOC118054172 gene encoding vacuolar protein sorting-associated protein 32 homolog 2, with the protein MFNRLFGKPKQDTNALTSLDKLNETLEMLEKKEKVLVKKAAAEVEKAKEYTRGKNKRAAIQCLKRKRLYEQQIEQLGNFQLRIHDQMIMLEGAKATTETVDALRTGASAMKAMQKATNIDDVDKTMDEINEQTENMKQIQEALSTPIGSAADFDEDELEAELEELEGAELEEQLLQPATTAPAAPVHVPAGKKPAPQKRTAEEEELADLQAEMAL; encoded by the exons ATGTTTAACCGCTTATTCGGAAAACCTAAGCAGGACACCAATGCCCTTACTTCGTTAGACAAATTAAACGAG ACACTTGAAATGCTCGAGAAAAAGGAGAAGGTTCTAGTTAAAAAGGCAGCGGCCGAAGTTGAAAAGGCTAAGGAATACACTAGAGGGAAGAACAAAAGGG CTGCAATTCAATGTTTGAAGAGGAAGAGGCTGTATGAGCAGCAAATAGAACAACTTGGAAACTTTCAATTACGTATTCATGATCAG ATGATAATGCTAGAAGGTGCAAAAGCTACTACTGAAACTGTAGATGCATTAAGAACTGGTGCATCTGCTATGAAGGCAATGCAGAAAGCAAC GAATATTGATGATGTGGACAAGACAATGGATGAGATCAATGAGCAGACAGAGAACATGAAACAGATTCAAGAAGCATTATCAACCCCCATTGGTTCTGCAGCTGATTTTGATGAG GATGAATTGGAGGCAGAACTTGAAGAACTGGAGGGAGCGGAATTGGAAGAACAGCTTCTTCAGCCAGCAACAACAGCTCCAGCAGCTCCAGTGCACGTCCCAGCTGGCAAGAAACCAGCTCCTCAAAAACGCACCGCAGAGGAAGAAGAACTTGCTGACTTGCAAGCTGAGATGGCACTCTGA